In Primulina huaijiensis isolate GDHJ02 chromosome 4, ASM1229523v2, whole genome shotgun sequence, the DNA window CGAGGTTTCACCtgtaaaaaaatatgcaaaactTAAAGATCGTTGCCTGATTCTAACCGAGTCCGATGGTTCCCAGGCAAAGATTTCACTCAAATGCTGCAAAATTGCTGCTGTTTCTGCAACAAGCTTGTCCTCAAAAAAATggtgattttattttttctagaCACATTTTAGTTGACTTAAAAATGTCTGATGACTCAGATTCTAGTCACATTGATACGCCATTTGGTATATTATGTTGTGATTGTTATGCCTTTCCTTGTAGAGGATTAATGGGCATGTTGTTGgggttttttatattttattatttcattcaAAGAGTACCTTACTAATAATCAGTGAGTAGAATGTGTTCTGACTCAAAAGGGGAAGAACAAAATTCTTGTTTTGATTATGAGTACAGTTATAATTTGGCTGATTCTGAGCGCTTGGATGTTCTAGTTTCTGCTATAGAGTGCTTCAAGCAGTAATCCTTAAGAATTTGACATATTCCTGTTTTTTGAGCTAAAATATAGACAACAAACATTTATACTTGCCAGGTTGCGAGAATTTATACCACACTGTTTTCTAATAAGGAGCTTAATCTAACCAAATAGATCATATAAGCGTTATAGACTCGAAAAAAATTCCTATGAATAGGTCAGCTAGAGATTTTGAATATGACTATCGAACAATGAGTAAACCAATAAGACTCTTCCTCAGTGACATACTTTATAGGAAAATAAGACCCATTTCATGGATAATACTGATCTTGGTTAAATTAATGGCTTGGCTTGGCTTCTCTAGTTATTGACTTGATGTTTTCTAATTGTAaggatttttattttgcttCATGCCTTCAAGGATATGTGAGTTTGTTATCAGAAATCTAAGTGATGATAAGACTATATTCATGGCAATAATACAGTACAGTTTTCAGTTTTCTTTGGAGTTTATCTATCTTCATGGGTACTCTGAAATTATATCTATTTTTTCATGGGTctccaaaataaaattcttcaaCTTACTTTTATTAATTTCCTGGATCCCGTTTGGATTGCAGAAATTTATTGTTCTGGAATTTTCAATTGACTTATATCTTCTTCTAATGTTTTATGTTTCAATTTCTGGAAGAGTTGTAACTTAGATTAgttttcctttccttttcttATAACAGGGCTAAAAGGTACCCAATCAAATTGGAGAGCAAGGATTCAGTTGTATATAAGGGATATAACGTTGTTTACCTATATCTTGAGACATCTTGGGAGAAGGAATCCTGGTGTAAAGCACTTCGTCTTGCTTCATGTGATGATGATGACAGAAATAGGTGGTTTTCCACTTTGAGTGTGGAGTTTCAGAAATACCTAGCAGCACTAAATGTGGGATGCCCTTCGGTTTTGAGGCCCTCTGCAGGTTTCGGTGCTGAATTGCTTGATAAGTCGGTAAAAGTTGACAATTCTTCATCAAAAGTTCGCCACTTCCTGAAAAAACTTGCAAAGAAGGCTTCTAAAAAAGAGCAAGAATATAAACTTGGTGGCACTTCAATATCAGGCCACgaagataaaaaattaagtgTGAAATCTCACTCATTCCAAGACTCGATTCTTTCCTATGGTTCACGAAAAGTTGCCTCAATAGAAAAGCCTCTGAATGTTTCTTTTGATGATACTTGTTTGTCGTCATCGATTTCAACATCAACTGATTCAGGAAGCAGAAACCATTTATCTGGAATATCTGATGCAGATTTTGATGAAGGAACAATGTGTTTGAACCTGTTGATTTCACGACTTTTCTTTGACGTAAAAAATAATCCGAAGATTAAGGATTCAATGCAACAAAGGATACAGGTTCGTGATATCTATTTGTTCCTAGTTCCATATGCTGAAGCGCATTAGACCATGTTTGACAAAATGTGCCACAAGTTATACATCCATAATACTATAAGAGCATATTTTAACTTGCATATAGAACGTGAAATTGCAGTTGATATCTCCGGTATCCGTTACATGATCTTGCTATTAAAGGATAATTATAGGTTATCAACATAGTGAGACTAATGAAAACTAGAAAGAATTTTGGTCGAGTAATTGCGATTGTATAGCAAGTGTAAGTGTTATCAACTAGTAATACAGATGGGACACCAAGTACTGCTTGTACAGGTCATTTGTTTAAGTACTATAATCGGCTGCAATACCCTAACATAAAAGAGTTGGTCAAATgccaatttaataaataattaattaaaacgaaGAGGAAGAAAATGGATTCTGCATATTATTGATGAATACGATGTTACATCATTTATAGATTACAACAGGAAGCATTCCCATAAATTAAGGAGACAAgaaaatattatcatatcatTCTAAAAGTATAAAATATCCTATCAAATCTTATAATTCTATCTCAATCAATATTTGCAAAAATATATacgattaaaatattttctataaacacttaaaatctTTTCTACACTCCCCTTCAAACTTGactatgaatgttgatgaggcCAAGTTTGCCAATAAGAATCTCAAGAGTTTGTTCAATTTATCTCTTTGTAAGAAGATCTGCAAGTTGGTGGGATGTAGGCACATTTTAAATACAAAGGATGCCTTTGTCCACTTTTTCCCTAATGAAGTGTGGATCTACTTCCACTTGCTTGGTTCGGTCATGGTGAACATGATTGTGAGCTATGCTGATTGTTGACTTATTATCACAATACAGTTTCATAGGACCTTCAAACTGAATTTTAACTCTTCCATCACATTTTTTATCCAGATTAGTTTGCATACCCATGAGCCATAACCCTAGATTCTGTTTCACCACTGCTTCTTGCAACAACCGACTGTTTTTTGCTTCGTCATATTACTAAATTCCCCTATATCATCGTACActacccagaggttgactttcAATCATTGATGGAACCGGCCCAATCTGCATCGGTGAAAGCGTTCACACTTCGATCATTAGTCTTTGCAAAGAATAATCGTCTCCCAAGAGTTTGCTTCAAGTATCTCAAGATTCGATGTACTGCATTGAAGTGACCTTGACATGGTGAATGCATGTATTGGCTTACTAAGCTTACTAAAAAGGCAATATCAGGACGCGCGTGTGAGAGATAGATGAGTTTTTCTACTAGGCGTTGCTAGCTTTCTTTGTCAACCGGTCTTCCTTCAATAAGTTTTGCTTTATCTCCCAATTCAATTGGGGTTTGCTTGGCTTGCATTCTAACATACATGTTCTTTGTAGAAGATCTAATATGTATTTTCTTTGGGAAACTGAGATACCCTGTTTGCTTATAGCAATTTCCATTCCCAAGAAATACTGCAGGGCTCCGAGATCTTTAATTTCGAATTCTCTTGCCATCATCCTCTTGATTTTCTCCATTTCTTCACCGTAATTTCCGGTTAGAATGATGTCATCGACATAGTCTATAAGAATGATGATGCTTCTTTTTGTAGACTGTTTGATAAAGAGTGTGTGATCGTCTTGTCCTTGAAAGTATCGAAGCCCCTTTATTACTTTGGAGAATTTGTCAAATCGTGCACGAGGAGACTGTTTCATCCCATATAGTGATTTTTTGAGCTTAAGCATTGTTTTTACCCCTATTTCTTCAAATCATGGAGGCTGACTCATATAAACTTCTTCATCGAGTTCCCCATTTAGAAATGCATTCTTTATATCAATTTGATGTAGAAGCCATTCAAGGTTTGTTGCCAGAGATAAAAGTATTCTAATAATATTCAATTTGGCAACAAGAGCGAAAGTCTCAGTATAATCAATCTCATACGTTTTAGTGAAGCTTTTGGCTACCAAACGTGCTTTATTTCTTTTAACAGAACCATCTGCCTTATCTTGACTGTGAAGACCCATTTGCAGCCCACAACATTTTTTCCTGGAGGTAATTGTACCAAACTCCAGATAGTTTTGTTTCAAGGCACACATTTCTTCGAGAACTACTATTTTCCACTGAGGGGTGGATAATGTCTCCGTGATAGACCTGGGAATCAATATATCGGTTATTTTCAAAGTAAAATCACGAAATTAAGGCTATAGATTATAATATGACACAAACTTGGAGATAGGATGCTTGGTACACAATCTTACACCTTTTCTTACTGCAATTGGTATGTCAAGATCAAGAACAATACTTGATTTGTCTAGAGGCTGATGATCTACCACCGGTTCCTCTTCATGACTTTAACTAGGATTCACAAGTTCTCTATCAGCTTGAGGTTTGACTCTTATTGAGTACATTCGAATTTCTTGTTGACTCCTTGAAACTCTCATTGTTTCCGATTCTTCATTGTGATTTGGAGTGGAATAATTGTTTGCAGTTGTAGTATCATGGGTTTGAGGGTGATCACACGAAGAAATGATTGTGGGAATAATTGTGTTATCGATTGTAGTATCAGGTATGGGAAAAGTGTCCCAAGAAAAACGAGCTTCATCATGAATAGGATTATTCCTCCCTTAAAGTGAAGTTGAGTGTCTTCGAAAAAGGTTACATTGCATGAGACATGTTTTTTTGGTGCGAggacaataacaacaataactTTCTGAGTTGGAAAGTACCTGAGGAAGACGGTTTTTAAAGTTCGAGGATCAAGTTTATTGCGATGAGCGTGAACGTGTACAAACACTGTGCAGCCAAATGTTTTTAAAGGTAGGTTATGGGATCGGGAAATATGTGGATATGTATTTTGGAGGAGAGAGAGAGGTATTTGAAAAAGGAGTGAGCGACTTGGAAGGCGATTTATGAGTTAGGCAGCTGTAAGGATGGCATCTCCCGACAAATATTTTGGGACGTTCATGGTAAACATGAAGGCACGAGCTACTTCCAAGAGGTGACGGTTCTTCCTTTCAGAAACTCTTTTTTGTTGGGGAGTATCCACACATGAACTTTGGTGTATAATTCCGTGTTCCAACAAATATTTTCCTAAGGTTGAGTTAAAATAATCTTTTCCATTATCTGCAGATATTGGTTTGGAATTGGGTTTGTATCATCTTGTGAAAGGCTTTAAATGTTTGGCTAGTTTCAAGTTTGTCACGAAGAAGATAAACCCATATAACCCGTGTATGATCATCAATGAAAGTGAGAAACCATTTTTTCATGGGACGTGGTGCTTTGTGATGGCCCCTACATGTCATCGTGAATTAAAGTAAATGGGGCAGAAGGAGTATATGGGTAGGAGAAAAAGAAGAACGAGTACGCCTAGCTAACTGACACACTTAACATTGGAATGAATTAGGAGTTTTATTACTAAACAAAGATGGAACACTAGCTTTAAATACGAAAAACTAGGATGGCCAAGTTTGTAATGCCATGACATTATTTTCCTATCAATATAATTGGAATAAGCAAAAGTAACAAGGGACGTCAAGGACCGTGGACTGCCTAATGAAGTATCCTAAGTAGTAGAGTCCCATATCAAGTGTGGTTTTGCTAACAGAGATCAAATTGCATTTCAAAGCAGGGACATGAAAAACAGATTTGAGAGAATTATGTGGAGATAATTGATGCTGGCAACCAGAGTTAAAGACCCATCAGCAATTTTTACAGTGGTTCGACGAGAACAAGgaaaatatgaacaaaataaACAATCACCTGTCATATGATCCGAGGCCCCCGAATCAATGATCCAAGGGTCTGTAATAGGAGTAAATGAAGACGAATGAATTTTATCAGATTGAGTAACTGAGCATGACCCGATCGTGGAGCTGGATGGAGGATTTATCGACCCCTAAGTGATGAGCGCAGTATTCCTTGATCTGAGCAATCTGCTATTTGCTAAATGGGGCAGAGACACCCGCTGGACTAGTGTTCTCTTGGCTGGATTGAGTGTGACATCCTCGACCATCAGATTTTTTCCGAGGTTGCCAATTAGATGGTTTACCATAGATGTCCCAGCACTTGTCTTTTGTATGGCCTGGTTTGTTACAGTGTTCACACCAAGACGTTTGCTTGATCGTGTTCCTTGTGCAGGCTGTTTGTTGGACACTAAGACCGATGCTTCAGGGGCTGACAGAGGTGGATAGATATCATCAGTAAGCATCACCTTGCGGTGAACTTCCTCACGTCGAGCTTCTGCAAATGCATCTTCGGGAGAGGGGAAAGCATCATGAGCAACAGTGCTGCAACGAACATCGTCTAGGATCCGATTAAGGTCAGCCAGAAAATCAAACACCCTTTCTTTTTCAAGATTATTTCTGGATTTGGTGCTGCACTTAACATGGATTGATCATCAAGAAAAAGGTCCAACGCCTTTTTCAGCCATAGATAGCGATGGCTTATCTGTGGTTCCATGGAGTTGATCAGCCACGCTAGCACAATAGAATTTTCAGCCATCCAAATTTTATAAGATGGGTCGAATTTGCTTGGGAGAAGGAAGGTCTCCGGTGAGGTAACCCTATTTTCCACGTCCACAGACAATAATCTTTACCGATTGTGCCCATTATAAGTAGTTCTTTTGTCGAGTTTGTGTGCTGTAATATGAAGAGATGAAAGATTGCTCCCGGACAGAGGTGCAATCGGAGCTGGAGTGTTGTTGCTGACGGACGCTTTCGAGGAATCAGAGGAATCGGACTTTCTTGAATCCGTCGACATGGTTGCACCAGATGTGAAAAAACCGAGTGAAAAAGCCTCAGGCTCTCGATACCATAAAAACGCAGAGGAAGACAATGAATTCCGCATATTATTGATGAATACGATGTTACATCATTTATAGATTACAGTAGGAAGCAATCTCATTAATTAAGGaaacaagaaaatattattgtatCATTCTAAAAGTATATAATATCCTATCAAATCTTCTAATTCTATCTCAATcgatatttacaaaaatatagaCAATTAAAATCTTTTCCATAAACActtaatatattttctacattaATTCAACAAGAACACCTGTTGATTTGAGTGGCAAGGAGTTTAGTTCTGAAAACAGAAAATATTTGGGTtcttatttgtttttcttttatgatgAGTTTAAAATTGTTCCATCAAAAAATTAGGACGTTACTTTGAAAGGTATGTATTCGTGCAGTTCATTCACTGGTGCTAAAATCAGTGTATGAGTATGTTTCGTGTATTTGACTAATTTTTGTACCATGCAATGCTATAGAAAGCATTATCCAACATGCGAATGCCCAATTACATCGGTGAAGTCACATGTACAGCTATGGATCCTGGTACTCTGCCTCCACGAATTCTTGCGATGAGGGTCCATCCCTCAAATATGACTGAGATGTGGGCCTTGGAAATTGATGTAGATTATTTAGGAGGCACAATTCTTAATTTTGAGACAAGGCTTGAAGTTCGAGAACTGGAATTGGAAGGAGAAAAAATGCAGTTGGAGACGAATGAGGTTGGTGATGTCACATCTGGTATCCTTGCAGATTTTGAAAGTATTGGAGAACAACTGAAGCATTCTGAAGACGTGATGGatgaaacaaaacaaaaagatgaAGCAAAACCTGGGCCAGGTGGTTTTGTTAAATCAGTGCAGTTTGACTTGTGTTGTATCATATGTTGTGCTATGCTATGCTATGCTGAACAATGGTGATAATTGAGTTATCTTGTGACCATATTGATAGTTACTACAAAATTATCGAGAcacataaattttttgaaagaagCATGAGTTTTTATTGTGTTTGTTAGTTGTGGCCTAGCAGCTGATTGGACAATTTTTGGGTACCTGAAAATCCAGCCCTgcgtttaaaataatttatagacCCTACACCTTTTCTCAATTGTTGGTTCGTGCTGTACTAGAGGTCAACTGAGCTGAATTGTTAAATGTCTTTTCCATAGACAGTATCATAATTGACTTGGAGCATAATAAGAAATATAATCTTTTTGTCATCTGAATTAACTGTTTTGTTAAATGTTGTTTCCTTAAACTGTATCATAATTGTCTTGGGCTTTCGTCAAAGGTATTTTGTTTACTTTTCTCATCATTTGTCATTTATATTACCATTTGTCATTTATATTACCTTAAAAAATTCACAGGTGAGAATGACAATCCCAAAAGTACTCAAAATGTATCATCTCAAACGTCTAGATGGAAGTCTATGCTGCATTCTATCGCCAGACAGGTCTCACAGGTCTGTAAATGCCTCCTTTCTTCTGTAGGTGTTTCATCCATCAATCAATCTATTTCATGTTGAAAACGGACCTGCTATTATGTTTAGATGCATAGCATTAGACTGTAGCCAAGGCATTTTCTCTTCCTTAAGATTTCAGCATGCAGTGTATACTTGGTGAATTTGTTGGTCCAGCGTGCCTCGGTTTGGTGGAATTCAATTTTGGGCTACTTGCAATATTTGAATTTCCCCATAAAGTTTTCGTTTAACTCGAAAGAGATTGTGAAAATGTGATGGAGCaagtttattaaaaatttagaattgtttaatttattatatccaGATTTCGATGATCAGATTGATCATAATAGCTTAAATTCCAACTATTCATGTTCCAATATTTATAATCCTTTTTAATCAGTCACTAAATATGTGCTAATAGAATAAAGTAGAAATTGATTTCAGATTATATCATATTCATTGACTGTCATGGTCTTATTTAAAAAGTATGCCTGCTCTACAAGAGGATATATGACTCAATTTGTTCACTTCATCCATCTTGTgtttaataaagaaatcat includes these proteins:
- the LOC140975432 gene encoding uncharacterized protein → MVLLLLAVFVLGAVTAVAMEAVGLWIFLRRLTRKVDREEIKAKDAASVLYDDLSSSLHEKQGALWVLEPEKVPKSWCDGKLPAEQRRRKDILEVSPVKKYAKLKDRCLILTESDGSQAKISLKCCKIAAVSATSLSSKKWAKRYPIKLESKDSVVYKGYNVVYLYLETSWEKESWCKALRLASCDDDDRNRWFSTLSVEFQKYLAALNVGCPSVLRPSAGFGAELLDKSVKVDNSSSKVRHFLKKLAKKASKKEQEYKLGGTSISGHEDKKLSVKSHSFQDSILSYGSRKVASIEKPLNVSFDDTCLSSSISTSTDSGSRNHLSGISDADFDEGTMCLNLLISRLFFDVKNNPKIKDSMQQRIQKALSNMRMPNYIGEVTCTAMDPGTLPPRILAMRVHPSNMTEMWALEIDVDYLGGTILNFETRLEVRELELEGEKMQLETNEVGDVTSGILADFESIGEQLKHSEDVMDETKQKDEAKPGPGENDNPKSTQNVSSQTSRWKSMLHSIARQVSQVPITLRIKISSLRGTMRLYVKPPPSDQIWFGFTSMPDIDFNLDSSVGERKITSGHLDLLLISRFKVAIRETLVLPNRESLGIPWMLAEKDDWVPRNVAPFIWYKDSVTNSTKREVPSFQSGEATHNVEANHGIPPRSETNMEKSKNVGHVPATTSKYVEPLAASSSSMHDLTAKDSSYEEVKAPLVKNDRLQGFVPQSIVDKPDALTSQSHEFLEGQHIHNTEEDDTRPRRIGTKERMVGLGKKMGEKLEVRRRHIEEKGRNFVERMRAP